ACGTATCAGATGTTAGAATCAGTAAAggatagtaatattaattttgcacaTTTTGTGGGAATGAaggtatattatatcataaattttcaataatttaccaTTCATATtccattcataaaatttaaataataaatattttgttttttaggaatatatcaatattcttACTTTGCATGATCCAGCTTACGCTACACCTTCAGGTTTTCAAGAAATGGATTTCACTCCTATATGGActagaaaaggaaaatgtaaattaactCCCAAGGAATATATGGATGTAATTGAAGCATTTAAACCAGATATGTATGTTGCTTTGTATGATGGAGatactaaaattaatagtaGTAGAAAAAGATTATCAAATGCTACACGACGTACTAcaacattttttgaaaaatgtttttctataCATTCTTCATCTGAAACATTAAAATCTTCAGAAATATTAGGTGTAATCGAAGGTGGTTATGATAAAGAAGCTAGAGCATGgtcaatagaatttttaaaagataaaccTTTAATAGGATATGTGATTGATGGATTGCATAATAATGGACCAGATGTAAAGGATATATCAATAGaacaaattaaagaaatagtgGAATATACAGTTGTGAGTAATAATATCTCTCTTCTATATATCtgcatttctttattaaatatattaattgcagAACCTTCTACCTGCTGAAAAACTTAAAGTATCAATGGGATGCTGGAATCCTCTTATAGTATTAGAACTTGTTGAGTTAGGTATTGATGTATTTGATACATCATATCCTTATATAATTACTGAAAATTTAGAAGCTTTAACTTTCTTATGTGATCATCatgattgtaataatataggaCATGTAATATCATTTACAGAAGAAAggtaatataaaacaaaaattataaaaatcttttgttttaataagaaatattttatagcagATATGCAGATGACTTTTCTCCTATTTGCCATCTTTGTGAATGTCTTACCTGTAAAAATCATACCAAGGCATATCTACATCATTTGTGTAATACCAAAGAAATGCTTAGTACAGTTCTTTTAATGATGTAAGTtctaatcatataataatatgatttgtaaataataattaatattctatgacaagcatatatatattgatttacgATGAATTTTCAGACATAATCTACATCagtatttcgaatttttcaagattattcgagaaaatataaaaaatggtaCTCTTGAtgattacaaaaagaaaattaatttaaaatttaaacaaaatgatGTCGTTCAGACAGATCAGTAAGATACCAAgtctatattttcttaatacaattttaaaaaaatattaatatttaataatacttttttaaaataacaataaataatagtagttgataattatttttatattctttttttacaaatataaatgataaaatttaattaaatacaaattttataaaatattaataattattctggTAAAAAATTAGGATCTAAGTAATTGTAAGAGGAATTACTGAAACTCTGTGGGAAATAATCCAAATCATAACTTCTAGTATATTGAGGT
The sequence above is drawn from the Apis cerana isolate GH-2021 linkage group LG11, AcerK_1.0, whole genome shotgun sequence genome and encodes:
- the LOC107998512 gene encoding queuine tRNA-ribosyltransferase accessory subunit 2 isoform X3 — its product is MKFYTNSIKSCTARIGKLTEFNRIPNSNFETPLVLVYTKGGSVPHLTKDVFKMVTSDPQVLSVSLTSTYQMLESVKDSNINFAHFVGMKEYINILTLHDPAYATPSGFQEMDFTPIWTRKGKCKLTPKEYMDVIEAFKPDMYVALYDGDTKINSSRKRLSNATRRTTTFFEKCFSIHSSSETLKSSEILGVIEGGYDKEARAWSIEFLKDKPLIGYVIDGLHNNGPDVKDISIEQIKEIVEYTVNLLPAEKLKVSMGCWNPLIVLELVELGIDVFDTSYPYIITENLEALTFLCDHHDCNNIGHVISFTEERYADDFSPICHLCECLTCKNHTKAYLHHLCNTKEMLSTVLLMM
- the LOC107998512 gene encoding queuine tRNA-ribosyltransferase accessory subunit 2 isoform X2 — protein: MKFYTNSIKSCTARIGKLTEFNRIPNSNFETPLVLVYTKGGSVPHLTKDVFKMVTSDPQVLSVSLTSTYQMLESVKDSNINFAHFVGMKEYINILTLHDPAYATPSGFQEMDFTPIWTRKGKCKLTPKEYMDVIEAFKPDMYVALYDGDTKINSSRKRLSNATRRTTTFFEKCFSIHSSSETLKSSEILGVIEGGYDKEARAWSIEFLKDKPLIGYVIDGLHNNGPDVKDISIEQIKEIVEYTVNLLPAEKLKVSMGCWNPLIVLELVELGIDVFDTSYPYIITENLEALTFLCDHHDCNNIGHVISFTEERYADDFSPICHLCECLTCKNHTKAYLHHLCNTKEMLSTVLLMIHNLHQYFEFFKIIRENIKNGTLDDYKKKINLKFKQNDVVQTDQ
- the LOC107998512 gene encoding queuine tRNA-ribosyltransferase accessory subunit 2 isoform X1, producing MKFYTNSIKSCTARIGKLTEFNRIPNSNFETPLVLVYTKGGSVPHLTKDVFKMVTSDPQVLSVSLTSTYQMLESVKDSNINFAHFVGMKEYINILTLHDPAYATPSGFQEMDFTPIWTRKGKCKLTPKEYMDVIEAFKPDMYVALYDGDTKINSSRKRLSNATRRTTTFFEKCFSIHSSSETLKSSEILGVIEGGYDKEARAWSIEFLKDKPLIGYVIDGLHNNGPDVKDISIEQIKEIVEYTVNLLPAEKLKVSMGCWNPLIVLELVELGIDVFDTSYPYIITENLEALTFLCDHHDCNNIGHVISFTEESRYADDFSPICHLCECLTCKNHTKAYLHHLCNTKEMLSTVLLMIHNLHQYFEFFKIIRENIKNGTLDDYKKKINLKFKQNDVVQTDQ